The DNA sequence ATATTCTTAATTAAGCATTGCGTAGTTGAGATTAAGTATCCACGCAAAACCTACCCATAAAAGATATGGTATAAGCAAGTACCCAGCAATTTTGCTTATATCTAGAAATACCTTTAGGTTCCATGCTATAAGCACCCATAAGATAGACATCTCAATAAGAGCTAAATCAATGTTTTGCCAGCAAAAAAATATGAAGCTCCACAAAAAGTTTAAGCCTAACTGAATTGCGTAAATAATAAAATTTTTTTCTCTTAGAGCCTTTTGTTTGAATACTATCCATCCAGATACTGCAATCATAATATATAAAACTGTCCAAACTGGGGCAAATAACCAGTTAGGTGGTGCAAAAAAAGGATGTTCAAGTTTTACAAACCATGTTGGAATGTTTGTTGATGTTAGGGCGCCGACACACATGCCTATTCCTAAAATAACTATTATAAAGAAAGTTAAAGAGATATAGTCTTTACCTTTTATATTACAAGTCAATTTGCTTTCTCCTTAATCGTGCTGAAAAATAGCTTTTAATATCATATAAATATTGTAGATTAGAATATACATTTTTTTGAGTTTATATGATAATTATTAACAATATTTAATAGCTAGAGGTCTTATAATGTTAAAAACTAAAAGTTTAACACCAGAACAATATGAAATTATAATTAATAAAGCTACGGAGCATCCTTTCACAGGAAGATACAATGATTTAGATCAAGCAGGTACGTACATCTGTCGTAATTGTGGTACACCATTATTCAAGGCTGATAGTAAATTTATTTCAACATGTGGGTGGCCTAGTTATGATATACATATTGATAACAATGTAAAAGAGTTACCAGATGCTGATGGCAGAAGGACAGAAATTCTGTGTAATAAATGTGATGGCCACCTGGGACATATATTTCATGGAGAAGGATATACTAAACTAAATACGCGTTACTGTGTCAACTCAGCATCTGTAGATTTTGTTGCAACAGAAAATTTAGGTGAAACTGAAGAAATTATCGTAGCAGCAGGCTGTTTTTGGGGTGTGGAATATTACATGAAAAAACTCAAAGGAATTGTATTTGCTGAATCAGGGTATTGTGGTGGAGACCAGCCAAACCCAGATTATAAAAAAGTTTGTGCAGGAAATACTGGATATTTAGAAGTTGTCAGAATAATTTTTGAGAAAGAAAAAATATCACTAGAAGAAGTTCTAAAATATTTTTTTGAAATACATGATTTTGAGCAAGTTGATGGTCAAGGTCCAGATATTGGGGAGCAATATAAATCAGCAATATTTTATTATAATGAAGAGCAGAAAAAGATAGCTGAAAGCATAAAGTCTGAGCTTATTGATAAAGGATATAAGGTTGTTACAGATGTTAGAGAAGCTAAGCCATATTATGTGGCTGAAGAATATCATCTAGACTATTATATGAAGCAAGGTTCTCTTCCATACTGTCATGCACGCAAAAAAATATTTTAAATAAAAGAT is a window from the Francisella salimarina genome containing:
- a CDS encoding bifunctional methionine sulfoxide reductase B/A protein, with amino-acid sequence MLKTKSLTPEQYEIIINKATEHPFTGRYNDLDQAGTYICRNCGTPLFKADSKFISTCGWPSYDIHIDNNVKELPDADGRRTEILCNKCDGHLGHIFHGEGYTKLNTRYCVNSASVDFVATENLGETEEIIVAAGCFWGVEYYMKKLKGIVFAESGYCGGDQPNPDYKKVCAGNTGYLEVVRIIFEKEKISLEEVLKYFFEIHDFEQVDGQGPDIGEQYKSAIFYYNEEQKKIAESIKSELIDKGYKVVTDVREAKPYYVAEEYHLDYYMKQGSLPYCHARKKIF
- a CDS encoding TspO/MBR family protein, which gives rise to MTCNIKGKDYISLTFFIIVILGIGMCVGALTSTNIPTWFVKLEHPFFAPPNWLFAPVWTVLYIMIAVSGWIVFKQKALREKNFIIYAIQLGLNFLWSFIFFCWQNIDLALIEMSILWVLIAWNLKVFLDISKIAGYLLIPYLLWVGFAWILNLNYAMLN